Below is a window of Flavobacteriales bacterium DNA.
ATCTACCAACTTATTAGAACTATTATCGTCTATCATATATTCAATAATTCTTTCTTCCAATACAAAAGGTGACAGTTCATCGAGTCCAAGTGTCTTGACTGCAATTTTCATTATCTCTTTTTCAGAAATACCTACTGAGCGATTTTGCTTTTTCAAAAAGTGTACACCAGCCTCTATTAGAACTTTTTTCGGTACTAAGCCCACTAATTCTGAGCCAGTAACTCTTAATCCTCTTGCTTGAGCACGTTCACAGGTTTTGTCGAATACCTCATGTAATGGGGATACATTGATATTGGTCAGGTTGTATGAAATTTGAGCTACACCATATTCTTCAATATACCAACCAATCCCTTTAACGTGTTTGAATAGTCCTGCTTCTCTAAGGGGTTCACCATTTTCGTCTTTTAAGACTTTACCAGCTAAAGAGTTACCTTCTCTTTTCAGGCGTCCTGCTTCTCTAATGTCAAAGGCTAGGGCGTTAGCTCTTCTAGTAGAAGTGGTGTTGAGGTTGATGTTGTAGGCAACTAAGAAATCCCTTGCAGATATGGCTGTTGCGCCTGATTTGGCTACAGAATCATTGAAGGCAGCTGGGCCGTAGTCTGGTTTCCATTCAGTATCAACTAGCTTTTGTTTTAAGCCTTCGTATTCACCTGAACGGCAATTGGCTAAATTTTGTCTTTTCTCTTCTTTGGCGGCATTTTCGTAACAGTAGATAGGGATGTTTAATTCTTGCCCTACTCGCTTAGCTAACTTATGAGCCCATTCAGCTGTTTCTTCCATTGATATATCAGCGATCGGAACTAGTGGGCAAACATCGGTAGCACCCATTCTTGGGTGTTCGCCACTATGCTTACTCATATCAATAAGGTTTTGTGCTTTTTGAATCAGTAAAAAGGCAGCATCTATAACTTGTTGAGGTTCACCTACAAAAGTAATTACCGTTCTGTTGGTTGCTTTGCCCGGGTCAACATTTAATAATTTCACACCATCTACAGTTTCTACTATATTGGCAATTTCTTGAATTATTTTAGAATCTCTTCCTTCAGAGATATTTGGAACGCACTCTATTAGCTGTCTTTTCATTGTATTAAGATTGTATTTTTCCGTTAATGATTACTTTGTCGATATGCTGATGTCCAAAAGAATAAGGGATAAAAGCGTAGGACGATATGGGTTTAGTAATGAATAAATTTGCTTTTTTTCCGACTGCAATACTTCCTAGTTCTTGACTTAGTCCCATGGCGTAAGCCGTATTTATAGTAGTAGCATTGATGACTTCTTCTGGAGTCATCCCCATTCTTATGCAGCCTAATGAACTCACAAAATTCATATTGCCACTAGGACTAGAGCCTGGGTTGTAGTCAGTAGCTAAGGCAACAGGCAAATCATTTTCTATGAGTTTTCTTGCTGGGCCATAGGGAATGCCTAAAAAGAACGAACAGGATGGCAGTAGAGTAGGCATACACTCACTCCCTTTTAGGGCTTCTATATCTTCATGGTTCATTATTTCTAAATGATCTACAGAAAGCGCATTGTACTTGACACTTGCTTGAACACCTCCCATTATTGTAAACTGATTGACGTGGGTTTTTGGAATTAAACCATATTGTTTAGCTGCATCCAAAAGTCTTTCGGTGTCTTCAACAGAAAAATAGCCATCTTCACAGAAAATATCAATGTATTCTGCAAGTCTTTCTTCTGCTACTTGGGGAAGCATCTCATTGATGACCATATCTAAATATCCTGTTTTATTGCTTTTGTATTCTTGCGGTATAGCGTGTGCTCCTAAAAATGTGGCCTTTATGCTCAAAGGGCTTAGTTCTTTTAACCTTTTGATAATCCTTAGCATCTTCAGTTCAGCAGCTGTTGATAGCCCATAGCCACTTTTTATTTCAATAGCACCAGTTCCCATTTGCATCACTTCGTTAGCACGTTGAAGGGCTTTTTCTAGCAACTCATCTTCAGAGGTCTCTTGTAATTTTTTAGCTGAGTTAAGAATTCCACCGCCATTTTTAGCTATTTCTTCGTAAGTAGCTCCTTTTAGTCGTTGTTCCCATTCGTTTTCTCTATTTCCAGCAAATACTAAATGGGTATGGCTGTCGCAATAAGTAGGGAATACCATTCCACCATTTGCGTCAATGATTTCGGTATTGTTCCAATCGTCAATACCAGTCCATTCCTCCATACTCCCGAAAGCTGAAATTTTACCGTCTTGAATTTCAATAAAACCATCTTTGATAGTTTTAATTTTGCTCATGTCCGAGCCACTAACCCACTTTCTGATTTGATGTTCTACTTGGACAAGTTCAGATATATTTTTTATTACTGTTTTCATAGATTGTGAAATCTTAGCGAAAATAGAAAAAATAGCCCATTAAACCCTCCTTGATATTTGCTTATATTTGTGGGGTATGAATACAATAGGTCAGCTGTTTCGTTTAACTACTTATGGAGAATCTCATGGTGTTGCTATTGGCGGTATTATAGACGGTTGTCCTGCGGGTTTGTCATTAGATTTAGAGTTTATTCAGAACGAATTAGACCGAAGAAAACCTGGGCAGTCTTCAATTACTACACCACGAAAAGAAAGCGATACCGTTCAATTTTATTCGGGGATTTTTGAAGGAAAAACTACTGGTGCGCCTATTGGTTTTGTTATTCCAAATAGTGATGCTAAGTCACAAGACTATAATCACCTAAAAAACACGTTTAGACCGTCTCACTCTGATTATAGCTACACCAATAAATACGGTTTTAGAGATTATAGGGGAGGAGGGCGTTCTTCTGCTAGAGAAACTGCAAATTGGGTGGTTGCTGGTGCAATTGCCAAACAATTGCTTTCAGAAATTCAGATTAATGCATTTGTATCTTCTGTTGGTACTGTTTCTATTGATAAATCGTATGAACAGTTAGATTTTTCAAAAATAGAAAGTAACATAATAAGATGTCCTGATAAGCTTACTGCAGACAAAATGATTGCACTAGTTGAACAAGTGAGAGATGATGGAGATACAATTGGTGGGGTTATTAGCTGTGTGGTTCAAAATGTTCCTAAAGGATTAGGAGAGCCTATTTTTGATAAATTACACGCTAACTTAGGAAAAGCTCTTTTGTCTATCAACGCTGTAAAAGGGGTTGAGTTTGGAAGTGGCTTTTGTTCTACCGAAATGCGAGGTAGTCAGCATAATGATATTTTTAATCCTGATGGTTCTACCCAAACGAATTTATCTGGGGGAATACAAGGTGGAATAAGTAATGGAATGGATATCTATTTCAGAGTAGCGTTTAAACCTGTTTCTACCTTAATGAAAGAACAAAAGAGTGTAGATGATAAGGGGCAAGAGATTGTACTAGACGGTAAAGGTCGTCACGACCCTTGTGTTTTGCCTAGAGCAGTGCCTGTTGTTGAGGCTATGACGGCATTAGTATTAGCAGATTTTCATTTGCTCAATAAAAATTCAAAACTATAAATATGAGAAAGCTCGCTTTGCATTGGAAGATAATCATTGGAATGGTGCTGGGTGTCCTGTATGGACTTTTAGCTAGCGAAATGGGCTGGGTTGATTTTACTAACGATTGGATAAAACCTTGGGGTAAAATCTTTATCAACCTATTAAAGTTGATTGCTGTTCCTCTAGTATTCGCATCTCTTATAAAAGGAGTGAGTAGTTTGAGCGATATTTCTAAATTGTCTCGAATTGGTGGAAAAACAATAGGTATTTATCTTTTTACTACTGTAATATCAGTGACTTTTGGATTAATCTTGGTCAATATTGTGCAACCTGGTAAATCTTTTTCAGAAGAAAAAAGAATTGAACTAAAGGAGCAATACGCTTCTAATGCGGCTTCTAAAATAGCTTCAGCTAAAGACGTCAAAGAAGACGGTCCTTTGCAATTCGTTGTGGATATGGTTCCAAGTAATTTTATTCAGGCAACTGGCAACAATAAAAATATGCTTCAAGTAATTTTCTTTGCCATACTTTTTGGAATTGCTATGGTTATGCTACCCAAAGAAAAGACAGTTGTTGTGAAAGGTTTTTTTGATGGTGTTAATGACATTATATTGCAAATTGTCGATATAATAATGCTATCAGCCCCATATGGTGTTTTTGCATTGCTAGGAGGTTTAGTTGTTGATTTTGGAGGTTCGGCAGAACTTTTTCAAGCTCTTGGCGTTTATTCTTTATGTGTTATTGTGGGCTTGTTGCTTATGATATTTTTAGTTTATCCCCTTATTTTAAAATCGTTTACTAAGTTTAAGTATTTTGATTTTTTCAAGGGAATAGCACCGGCACAGATGTTGGCATTTTCTACCAGTTCTAGTGCAGCGACTTTGCCAGTAACAATGGAAAGATGTGAAGATCATTTGGGTGTTTCTGAAGAAGTATCGTCTTTTGTCCTACCTCTAGGAGCTACTATAAATATGGACGGTACTTCCTTGTATCAGGCAGTAGCGGCAGTATTTATTGCTCAAGCTTTCGGTTATGACTTAGATTTAAGTCAGCAATTAACCATAGTATTGACCTCTACATTAGCTTCTATTGGTGCGGCGGCAGTTCCTGGTGCTGGAATGGTAATGTTGGTAATAGTGCTAAGTTCAATAGGCATAGATCCTGAAGGAATAGCATTGATTTTTGCTGTAGATAGAATACTTGATATGTTGCGTACTGTGGTTAATGTTACTGGCGATGCAACTGTGGCAACTGTAGTTGCTGCTACTGAAGGTCAATTAAAAGATGTAACCGAAAAAGATTTAATGAGCTAATGAGATTAATACTTTTAATACTACTGTGTTTTAATTTCACCCTTATAGCGCAAAATAACTGTAATCTTGAGGTTGATGGTGTGGCAAAGAAGAATTATAATAAAGCTAAGCGATTAGCAGATGATCTTCGTTTTTCAGAGTCTTTACGCTATATAAACAAGGCTATAGAGATACAAACAGATTATCCTAACGCCTATTTCCTCATGGGAAGAATTTATGAGCTTAAAAAGGATATGGATAATGCTAAAACGTATTATGAAAAGACTATTGAGGTTTGTCCTATGCATTCTCCATTGGTTTATTGGTTTTTAGCGACTTCTGAAATGGAGCAAAAGTCATTCAAACAGGCTAAAAAATATTTCAGTAGCTATTTAGAGTTTCTGTCATTACCTGAAGAAAATAAGGCTATGGCACGACATCAGCTTAAAATTGCCAAGTTTTATGATGATATGTATTCCAATCCTGTACCATTTTCTCCAAAACCTGTAAAAGGTGTTTGTACATCTGATGATGAATACCTATCGGCTTTGTCTCCTGAT
It encodes the following:
- the ftcD gene encoding glutamate formimidoyltransferase: MKRQLIECVPNISEGRDSKIIQEIANIVETVDGVKLLNVDPGKATNRTVITFVGEPQQVIDAAFLLIQKAQNLIDMSKHSGEHPRMGATDVCPLVPIADISMEETAEWAHKLAKRVGQELNIPIYCYENAAKEEKRQNLANCRSGEYEGLKQKLVDTEWKPDYGPAAFNDSVAKSGATAISARDFLVAYNINLNTTSTRRANALAFDIREAGRLKREGNSLAGKVLKDENGEPLREAGLFKHVKGIGWYIEEYGVAQISYNLTNINVSPLHEVFDKTCERAQARGLRVTGSELVGLVPKKVLIEAGVHFLKKQNRSVGISEKEIMKIAVKTLGLDELSPFVLEERIIEYMIDDNSSNKLVDMNLTDFANETSSESPAPGGGSISAYCGAMGAALGTMVANLSAHKRGWDDRWEEFSNWAEKGIAYQNELLRLVDEDTIAFNKIMEAFRLPKDSEEEKTSRHIAIQEATKFAITTPFNVMQTAYDSMEVMKAMAEFGNPNSVTDAAVGALCARTAVRGAFLNVKINCGDCEDKGFVNDILAKGQVLVDKATALEEEIMTITERKLKY
- the hutI gene encoding imidazolonepropionase — encoded protein: MKTVIKNISELVQVEHQIRKWVSGSDMSKIKTIKDGFIEIQDGKISAFGSMEEWTGIDDWNNTEIIDANGGMVFPTYCDSHTHLVFAGNRENEWEQRLKGATYEEIAKNGGGILNSAKKLQETSEDELLEKALQRANEVMQMGTGAIEIKSGYGLSTAAELKMLRIIKRLKELSPLSIKATFLGAHAIPQEYKSNKTGYLDMVINEMLPQVAEERLAEYIDIFCEDGYFSVEDTERLLDAAKQYGLIPKTHVNQFTIMGGVQASVKYNALSVDHLEIMNHEDIEALKGSECMPTLLPSCSFFLGIPYGPARKLIENDLPVALATDYNPGSSPSGNMNFVSSLGCIRMGMTPEEVINATTINTAYAMGLSQELGSIAVGKKANLFITKPISSYAFIPYSFGHQHIDKVIINGKIQS
- a CDS encoding dicarboxylate/amino acid:cation symporter gives rise to the protein MRKLALHWKIIIGMVLGVLYGLLASEMGWVDFTNDWIKPWGKIFINLLKLIAVPLVFASLIKGVSSLSDISKLSRIGGKTIGIYLFTTVISVTFGLILVNIVQPGKSFSEEKRIELKEQYASNAASKIASAKDVKEDGPLQFVVDMVPSNFIQATGNNKNMLQVIFFAILFGIAMVMLPKEKTVVVKGFFDGVNDIILQIVDIIMLSAPYGVFALLGGLVVDFGGSAELFQALGVYSLCVIVGLLLMIFLVYPLILKSFTKFKYFDFFKGIAPAQMLAFSTSSSAATLPVTMERCEDHLGVSEEVSSFVLPLGATINMDGTSLYQAVAAVFIAQAFGYDLDLSQQLTIVLTSTLASIGAAAVPGAGMVMLVIVLSSIGIDPEGIALIFAVDRILDMLRTVVNVTGDATVATVVAATEGQLKDVTEKDLMS
- the aroC gene encoding chorismate synthase, whose product is MNTIGQLFRLTTYGESHGVAIGGIIDGCPAGLSLDLEFIQNELDRRKPGQSSITTPRKESDTVQFYSGIFEGKTTGAPIGFVIPNSDAKSQDYNHLKNTFRPSHSDYSYTNKYGFRDYRGGGRSSARETANWVVAGAIAKQLLSEIQINAFVSSVGTVSIDKSYEQLDFSKIESNIIRCPDKLTADKMIALVEQVRDDGDTIGGVISCVVQNVPKGLGEPIFDKLHANLGKALLSINAVKGVEFGSGFCSTEMRGSQHNDIFNPDGSTQTNLSGGIQGGISNGMDIYFRVAFKPVSTLMKEQKSVDDKGQEIVLDGKGRHDPCVLPRAVPVVEAMTALVLADFHLLNKNSKL